The Candidatus Malacoplasma girerdii genome has a segment encoding these proteins:
- a CDS encoding phosphotransferase system component EIIBC, with translation MIRTKTTIGGNKTTSSGIGSKIKAWFQQLSRGLMLPIAILPIAGLLLGIGGAIGANTSIDDKTAQTVAQVFKGMSEVVFANLPILFCVAVAITFSNDKGGAGFAAVLAYLVFTASQLAFIQSHTVIQNEHEVTIIDSIFWKLHKNHLEGIVGSNLGMLSLNTSIFGGLIIGIVTSYTFNYFSKIQLPTALSFFSGIRLVPIILVPVAFIISVIFLVFWPWIGLGIYYVGTGMQSAPAGVDGLIYGMLGRALMPFGLHHIPIVLAFQTDFGGVLTLNMLTAAKDAGQIDANQYNLMVEAFNNFTKHGTQIIGDQNIWNFINGLPFNTITKTNEPVFAWFKSALGVNAGRFTQDYPTYLGSCIGIGLAMILTSEKSNRKVVAATVGSAMVVAFLTGITEPLEFSFLFVAPLFYYIIYVPLSGLAYMFMILVGAHVGVGFARGFIDLMIYGALPVAKGTKFYFAFPFALGFGLITFVTFYFYIKKANLATPGRNGNTIGLIGKKQYQELKQTAGDQKITKGKDTKKSASETEIKKIIQKLGGKTNLASVSACATRLRITQKKYKKLNNKDFVEFGSYGLIQDKTSVQIIFGGKAAILADKINSIINDHE, from the coding sequence ATGATTAGAACAAAAACGACAATTGGAGGAAACAAAACTACTTCTAGTGGTATTGGCTCAAAAATTAAGGCTTGATTTCAACAATTATCTCGTGGATTAATGCTTCCAATCGCCATTTTACCAATTGCTGGGTTATTGCTTGGAATTGGTGGAGCAATTGGAGCTAATACATCTATTGATGACAAAACTGCACAAACAGTTGCTCAAGTATTTAAAGGAATGTCAGAAGTTGTTTTTGCTAATCTTCCAATCCTATTTTGTGTTGCTGTTGCAATTACATTCAGTAATGATAAGGGGGGAGCAGGGTTTGCTGCTGTACTTGCCTACTTAGTATTTACTGCTAGTCAACTTGCATTCATACAATCACATACTGTCATACAAAATGAACACGAAGTAACCATTATAGATTCAATTTTTTGAAAACTTCACAAGAATCATCTTGAAGGTATAGTCGGATCCAACTTAGGAATGCTTTCATTGAACACTAGTATTTTTGGTGGATTAATAATTGGTATTGTTACTTCATACACATTCAATTATTTTTCAAAAATTCAATTACCAACTGCATTATCATTCTTTTCAGGGATTAGATTAGTACCGATTATTTTAGTGCCCGTTGCATTTATTATTTCAGTAATATTCTTAGTATTCTGGCCATGAATTGGTTTAGGAATCTATTATGTCGGAACTGGAATGCAATCAGCTCCTGCTGGTGTTGATGGATTAATTTATGGTATGTTAGGGCGTGCGCTAATGCCATTTGGCTTACACCATATTCCAATTGTATTAGCTTTTCAAACTGATTTTGGGGGTGTCTTAACTCTTAACATGCTTACAGCTGCTAAAGATGCAGGACAAATTGATGCAAACCAATATAATTTAATGGTTGAAGCGTTTAATAATTTCACTAAACATGGAACACAAATTATTGGTGATCAAAACATTTGAAACTTTATTAATGGATTGCCATTTAATACTATCACGAAAACAAATGAACCTGTGTTTGCTTGATTCAAATCTGCATTAGGAGTTAATGCTGGGCGATTCACACAAGATTATCCAACTTATTTAGGTTCATGTATTGGTATCGGTTTAGCAATGATTTTAACTAGTGAAAAGTCTAATCGTAAAGTTGTTGCTGCAACTGTTGGATCAGCAATGGTTGTTGCTTTCTTAACTGGAATTACTGAACCACTTGAATTCTCATTCTTATTTGTGGCTCCGCTATTTTATTACATTATCTATGTTCCATTAAGTGGATTAGCATATATGTTTATGATACTTGTTGGTGCACATGTTGGAGTAGGATTTGCACGTGGATTCATTGATTTAATGATTTATGGCGCACTTCCGGTTGCTAAAGGAACTAAATTCTATTTTGCTTTTCCATTTGCATTGGGATTCGGTTTAATTACCTTTGTTACATTCTATTTCTATATTAAGAAAGCAAACTTAGCTACTCCTGGACGAAATGGCAATACAATTGGTTTAATTGGTAAAAAACAATATCAAGAATTAAAGCAAACTGCTGGTGATCAAAAAATAACTAAAGGAAAAGATACAAAGAAATCTGCATCTGAAACTGAAATTAAAAAGATTATTCAAAAATTAGGTGGTAAGACTAATTTAGCTTCTGTTTCTGCATGCGCCACACGATTAAGAATTACCCAAAAGAAATACAAAAAACTTAATAATAAGGATTTTGTGGAATTTGGTTCATATGGTTTAATTCAAGACAAAACAAGTGTCCAAATTATTTTTGGTGGAAAAGCAGCAATTCTTGCTGATAAAATTAATTCAATTATTAATGACCATGAATAA
- the nanE gene encoding putative N-acetylmannosamine-6-phosphate 2-epimerase, with amino-acid sequence MNKQKRFIVSCQAVEDEPMYGGPFVIERLVKSVLAGGASGIRISQRENIKPILKIVPHDIPLICITKKVFPNSEVYITPVLEDLKFLMDVGAKIIAIDATTRKRPKETLNEMVSWFHQHKTDQKLMADCSNIEDVKNAFELGFDLIGTTLRGYTTDTKGRSNTENNFAFIKEIIELNKKYHKQIIVEGGVNTPEMLKEAMALDIDGVVVGSAITRPKFITEMFLKALK; translated from the coding sequence ATGAATAAACAAAAACGATTTATTGTTTCGTGTCAAGCTGTTGAAGACGAACCAATGTATGGTGGCCCATTCGTTATTGAACGATTGGTTAAATCAGTTTTAGCTGGAGGGGCCAGCGGAATAAGAATTAGCCAGCGTGAAAACATTAAACCAATTCTAAAAATTGTTCCCCATGATATTCCACTGATCTGTATTACTAAAAAAGTTTTTCCTAATTCAGAAGTATATATCACTCCTGTTCTAGAAGATCTAAAGTTTTTAATGGATGTTGGAGCAAAAATTATTGCGATTGATGCAACAACTAGAAAACGACCCAAAGAAACTTTAAATGAAATGGTGAGTTGATTTCATCAACATAAAACCGACCAAAAATTAATGGCTGACTGTTCAAATATTGAAGATGTTAAAAATGCCTTTGAATTGGGGTTTGATTTAATTGGCACAACATTAAGAGGCTATACAACTGATACTAAAGGAAGGAGTAATACCGAAAACAACTTTGCTTTCATTAAAGAAATTATTGAACTTAACAAAAAGTATCATAAACAAATTATTGTTGAAGGTGGAGTGAATACACCAGAAATGCTGAAAGAAGCAATGGCACTAGATATTGATGGAGTGGTTGTTGGTTCAGCAATTACTCGACCAAAATTTATTACCGAAATGTTTCTTAAAGCATTAAAATAA
- the pth gene encoding peptidyl-tRNA hydrolase, whose amino-acid sequence MKLIVGLGNYPIEYHETRHNAGFMVIDEFCLNHRLTLNQNKFNGWFIKTKIYNQDVIVAKPYTYMNLSGQFVRDIMHFYQIDISDLIVISDDVDLLPGMMRIKPNGSSAGQKGIQNIIDLLGTNQFKRIRIGIGKPINKSQMVGHVTGEFTFEERQLIDPIIKKASCAIDAFLKSDNINQLMNQFNK is encoded by the coding sequence ATGAAGTTAATTGTTGGTTTGGGCAATTATCCAATTGAATACCACGAAACACGGCATAATGCTGGATTTATGGTTATTGATGAGTTTTGTCTTAATCATCGATTAACTTTAAACCAAAACAAATTCAATGGTTGATTTATTAAAACTAAAATTTATAATCAAGATGTAATTGTGGCTAAACCATATACTTACATGAATTTAAGTGGGCAATTTGTTCGCGATATTATGCACTTTTATCAAATTGATATTAGTGATTTAATTGTTATTAGTGATGATGTTGATTTACTTCCTGGAATGATGCGAATTAAGCCTAATGGAAGCAGTGCAGGACAAAAAGGAATTCAAAATATTATTGATTTATTAGGAACTAATCAATTTAAGCGTATTCGCATTGGCATTGGCAAACCAATTAATAAAAGTCAAATGGTAGGTCATGTAACTGGTGAATTTACTTTTGAAGAACGACAATTAATTGATCCAATAATTAAAAAAGCGTCATGTGCTATTGATGCTTTTTTAAAAAGCGATAACATTAATCAATTAATGAATCAATTCAACAAATAA
- a CDS encoding bifunctional protein: aldehyde and alcohol dehydrogenase — translation MSKVTDLINKVRKAQREFANFSQEQVDHIFYMAAKAANEARVELAQMAVSETRMGVLEDKIIKNNYAAEYIYNKYKLMKTCGVFEEDIASGYQKIYVPKGIVGAVIPTTNPTSTAIYKTLLALKTRNGIVISPHPRAYNCTVKAAEIVLNAAVNAGAPKDIIAWLPPKSSMEDTAELMRESDIILATGGGALVKAAYSSGKPALGVGPGNCPAIIDTTADIKMAIASIIQSNTFDNGVVCATENSVIALDDNYDAVVKEFENQQAYVVKNAADIKKIASKMMKDPVNGVVNPEIVGQDSQSLAKIFEINVPSWAKMIVVPTDSTDPKNPLAHEKLSDFVALFKAKDFDDAIVKQSELLRLGPGHTSSLFVDELVGADKVKKFTATANTGRLIINSPSSLGGVGDLYNFKLEPSFTLGCGASGGNINSENIAPKHLLDTKQVAMRRENMLWLRLPGRIYYKYGCIEEGLRDLQDDGIKKVFVVSDNFIWGAFGQKITHILEKYGMKVKAFTNVEPNPSKATTFKGAAEIKEFNPDAIIAFGGGSSLDAGKMMWFYNEYPDVKFEDLAIRFLDIRKRVVRFPTPKKVQLVCIPTTSGTGSEVTPFSIITDEKTHIKYSLADYALLPTIAIVDSQFMMGLPPRMTAITGADALSHCFESYVSVLATEFTRPYSLEGIKLIFKYLKRAYKDGTTDKEAREMIAHAADIAGIAFGNAFLGVVHSLSHKIGGHFGVAHGAANAIYLPHVIRYNAAKYEAEKQTYFPQFHYNDARERYCEIADALGIKGKTQAEKVDNLIKAIQDLFKSINLWPSTGAYGVKDKEFDKLVDQMAIEAFDDQCTGANPRLPRVEELKELFINAHYNKPIPKLVDTDTKKGK, via the coding sequence ATGTCAAAAGTAACAGATTTAATCAATAAAGTGCGTAAAGCACAACGTGAATTTGCTAACTTTAGTCAAGAACAAGTAGACCATATTTTCTATATGGCTGCAAAAGCAGCTAACGAAGCACGAGTTGAATTAGCTCAAATGGCTGTTAGTGAAACACGAATGGGTGTATTAGAAGACAAAATTATTAAAAATAATTATGCAGCTGAATACATCTACAACAAATACAAACTAATGAAGACTTGTGGTGTTTTTGAAGAAGACATTGCAAGTGGATACCAAAAAATTTATGTTCCAAAGGGAATTGTTGGAGCAGTTATTCCAACAACTAACCCAACTTCAACAGCAATTTATAAAACATTATTAGCACTAAAAACACGTAATGGGATTGTTATTAGTCCTCACCCACGTGCATATAACTGTACAGTAAAAGCGGCTGAGATTGTTTTAAATGCAGCTGTTAATGCTGGAGCACCAAAAGATATTATTGCTTGACTTCCACCAAAATCATCAATGGAAGATACTGCAGAATTAATGCGTGAAAGTGATATTATCCTTGCCACTGGAGGTGGTGCACTTGTTAAAGCAGCATACTCTTCAGGAAAACCAGCACTAGGTGTTGGACCAGGAAACTGTCCTGCAATTATTGATACAACTGCTGATATTAAAATGGCTATTGCTTCAATTATTCAATCAAACACATTTGATAATGGTGTAGTTTGTGCAACTGAAAACTCAGTTATTGCTTTAGACGATAACTATGATGCAGTTGTAAAAGAATTTGAAAACCAACAAGCTTATGTTGTTAAAAATGCAGCTGATATCAAGAAGATTGCTAGCAAAATGATGAAGGACCCAGTTAATGGCGTTGTTAACCCTGAAATCGTTGGTCAAGATTCACAAAGTTTAGCAAAGATTTTTGAAATTAATGTTCCTAGTTGAGCAAAAATGATCGTTGTTCCAACTGATAGTACTGATCCTAAAAACCCATTAGCACACGAAAAATTAAGTGACTTTGTTGCTTTATTTAAAGCTAAAGATTTTGATGATGCAATTGTTAAACAATCAGAACTATTACGTCTAGGACCTGGACACACTTCTTCATTATTCGTAGATGAATTAGTTGGAGCAGATAAAGTAAAGAAATTTACAGCAACTGCTAATACAGGAAGATTAATCATTAACTCACCAAGTTCGCTTGGCGGTGTTGGTGATTTATATAACTTCAAACTTGAACCATCATTTACTCTAGGATGTGGAGCATCTGGAGGAAATATTAACAGTGAAAACATTGCTCCAAAACATTTATTAGACACAAAACAAGTAGCTATGCGAAGAGAAAATATGTTATGACTTCGTCTTCCTGGACGAATTTACTATAAATACGGATGTATTGAAGAAGGATTAAGAGACTTACAAGATGATGGCATTAAAAAGGTTTTCGTTGTAAGTGACAACTTCATCTGAGGGGCATTCGGACAAAAAATTACTCACATTCTAGAAAAATATGGAATGAAAGTAAAAGCATTCACTAACGTTGAACCAAACCCAAGTAAGGCAACAACCTTTAAAGGTGCAGCTGAAATTAAAGAATTTAATCCAGATGCTATTATTGCTTTTGGTGGAGGAAGTTCATTAGATGCAGGAAAAATGATGTGATTTTACAACGAATATCCAGATGTTAAATTTGAAGATTTAGCAATCAGATTCTTAGATATTCGTAAACGTGTGGTGCGTTTCCCTACACCTAAAAAAGTTCAACTAGTATGTATTCCTACAACTAGTGGAACAGGAAGTGAAGTAACACCATTCTCAATTATTACTGATGAAAAAACGCATATTAAATATTCATTAGCTGATTATGCATTACTTCCAACAATTGCCATTGTTGATTCACAATTTATGATGGGCCTTCCACCACGAATGACTGCTATTACTGGTGCAGATGCATTAAGCCACTGCTTTGAATCATATGTATCAGTATTAGCAACTGAATTTACTCGTCCTTATTCACTTGAAGGTATTAAATTAATCTTTAAATACCTAAAACGTGCATATAAAGATGGTACGACAGATAAAGAAGCACGTGAAATGATTGCTCATGCTGCTGACATTGCTGGTATTGCTTTTGGAAATGCTTTCTTAGGAGTTGTCCACTCATTAAGTCATAAGATTGGTGGACACTTCGGTGTTGCTCATGGTGCAGCCAACGCTATTTACTTACCACATGTAATTCGTTATAATGCTGCTAAATATGAAGCTGAAAAACAAACATATTTCCCACAATTCCATTATAACGATGCGCGTGAACGTTATTGTGAAATCGCTGATGCATTAGGAATTAAGGGTAAAACACAAGCTGAAAAGGTTGATAACTTAATTAAAGCCATACAAGATTTATTTAAATCAATCAATCTATGACCTTCAACCGGCGCATACGGAGTTAAAGATAAAGAATTTGATAAATTAGTTGACCAAATGGCGATCGAAGCCTTTGATGACCAATGTACAGGCGCTAACCCTCGTTTACCGCGTGTTGAAGAATTAAAAGAATTATTTATCAACGCTCACTATAATAAACCAATCCCTAAATTAGTTGATACTGACACTAAAAAAGGAAAATAA